The proteins below are encoded in one region of Labeo rohita strain BAU-BD-2019 chromosome 15, IGBB_LRoh.1.0, whole genome shotgun sequence:
- the LOC127177372 gene encoding splicing regulatory glutamine/lysine-rich protein 1-like, whose protein sequence is MDFDLGSACGDDELKKQKGNEVEGIFGFGKKDKDKEKEKDEDKGCKDKHKDSDKPKSDCKEDKDKCKDKEKDKCKDKDKDKCKDKEKKKDKEHKKGHGHGHGHGHGHGHGHGHGHRHGHGSSSSSSDED, encoded by the exons ATGGACTTCGATCTGGGCTCAG CTTGTGGTGATGATGAGTTGAAGAAGCAGAAAGGCAACGAGGTGGAGGGCATCTTTGGGTTTGGAAAAAAGGATAAAGAtaaggaaaaggaaaaagacGAAGATAAAGGGTGCAAGGACAAACATAAAGATAGTGACAAGCCAAAG AGTGATTGCAAAGAAGATAAAGACAAGTGCAAAGACAAAGAGAAGGACAAGTGCAAAGACAAAGATAAGGACAAATGCAAAGACAAGGAAAAGAAGAAGGATAAAGAGCACAAAAAGGGCCACGGACACGGTCATGGACACGGTCATGGACATGGACACGGTCACGGCCACGGCCACAGACATGGACACGGGTCGTCCTCTTCATCCAGTGATGAG GACTAA
- the LOC127176892 gene encoding uncharacterized protein LOC127176892: MSFDLGAAVGDDQVKKSEGKQVEGIFGFGKKDKDKDKCKDKDKDNCKDKDKSKHKSDCKGKDKDKHKEHKDKDHKCKDKKKKDKEHKKHGDKSSSSSSSDSD, from the exons ATGAGCTTCGATCTTGGCGCAG ctGTTGGAGATGATCAGGTGAAGAAGTCTGAGGGCAAACAAGTGGAGGGAATCTTTGGATTTGGAAAGAAGGATAAAGACAAGGACAAGTGCAAAGACAAAGACAAGGACAACTGCAAAGACAAGGACAAGTCCAAACACAAG agtGATTGTAAGGGTAAGGATAAGGACAAGCACAAAGAACACAAAGATAAAGATCATAAATGCAAAGacaagaagaagaaagacaAGGAGCACAAGAAGCACGGTGACAAGTCCTCGTCTTCATCCTCCAGCGATTCG GACTAA